The following DNA comes from Microcella sp..
CTGGCGCTCTGAGAAGCGCCGGGCGCGTAGCCGCCGGGAGATGCCATAGCGCCGTCAGCGGCACCGGATGCGCCCGCCGTCTCGCCCGCGGCCTGGTCGCCGGCGGCACGCCCGTCGTCGGGCTTCTCGGGCTGCCAGCCGGGCGACGCCCAAGAAGTGGAATCGCTCACGGTCGTACCCCTCGCCTCGTACTCGGTCTGCTCGAAACGTATGGTGTCACACTCGTCTAGGCTGGGGCGAACAAAGGTCGGATTCTCGACTGAAGCCCCAAGGAAGAGGAGGCGGGTCATGACGTCGCGCATCCTCGTCGTCGATGACGATTCGGCCATCGCCGAGATGATCGGCATCGTCTTGCGGGGCGAAGGCTTCGAGCCGCACTTCTCGTATGACGGTGCCGCAGCGATCGAATCGTTCCAGACCGTCAAGCCCGATCTCGTGTTGCTCGACGTCATGCTGCCCGGCATCGACGGCATCGAGGTCTGCACGCGCATTCGCGAGACCAGCGGCACGCCCATCATCATGCTCACCGCCAAGAGCGACGCGACCGATGTCGTGCGCGGGCTCGAGAGCGGCGCCGACGACTACGTCGTGAAGCCGTTCAATCCGAAAGAGCTCGTGGCGCGCATCCGCACCCGACTTCGCCCGACCCCGCAGTCGACGATCGAAACCCTGCCCATCGGCGACCTCGTCATCGACGTCACCGGTCACGAGGTGAAGCGCGGCGACACCCCCATTCTGCTGACGCCGCTCGAGTTCGACCTGCTGCTTGCGCTGGCCATGAAACCCAACCAGGTGTTCACCCGCGAGATGCTGCTCGAAGAGGTGTGGGGCTACCACTACAAGGCCGACACGCGCCTGGTCAACGTGCACGTGCAGCGCCTGCGCGCCAAGGTCGAGCTCGACCCGGACAACCCGCGCATCGTGATGACCGTGCGCGGCGTGGGCTACCGGGCCGGCGCGGCGCACTGAGCGGGGGCCGGCCGGCATGCTTCCGCTGACCTGGCGAAGCCTCGTGAGCCGCGCGCAGCAGGTGTGGCGCCGGTCACTGCAGGTGCGCACGGTCGCCATCACGGTCTTCTTCTCGACCATCGCCGTCACGATCATCAGCGGCTACATGTCGATCAGCATCGCCACCAACCTCTATGAGGCGCGCAAGACGCAGGCAATCGCCGAAGCGCGGCAGGCGACGGTGAGCACCCAAGCACTCTTCGACAGCTCGGTGTCGTCGAACGGCACGATCGACGTCGAGGCGGTGAACGTCACGGCCGGCACGACCATTCGCAGCGTGGCCTCGAGCCCGGGCGGCACGCAGTTCGCGATTCTGCGCACCCCCGGGCAGAGCACCGCGGTCACGATGACGTCGACGAGCACGCGCGGGCTCGATATCGATGTCATCACCGACGAGCTGCGCGACCAGGTGTCGCTCGACGACGGGCAGCTCTACACGCAGGCCGTCACGCTCGAGGGCGAGGCGGCAGCCGACCCCGGTCTCGTCGTTGGCAGCGTGTTCGAGGTGCCGACTGCGGGCCAGTACGAGCTCTACCTGGTCTACAACGTTCGCGATGTGCAGCAGACCCTCGACTTCGTGCAGCAGACCCTGCTGATCGGCTCGCTGCTGCTGGTGGCGACGATCGGACTCGTCACGTTCCTGGTGACCCGGCTCGCGATCGAGCCCGTGCGGCTCGCGGCCGACACGGCCGAGAAGCTCGCCGACGGCGAGCTCGACCGGCGCATTCCCGAGAAAGGCGAAGACGTCATCGCCACTCTCGCCCGCTCGTTCAACCGCATGGCCGACAGTCTGCAGCGGCAGATCACCCAGCTCGCGGCGCTCTCGCGCGTGCAGCAGCGCTTCGTGAGCGATGTCAGCCACGAGCTGCGCACGCCGCTCACGACCATCCGTCTCGCGGGCGACGTGCTCTACGAGCAGCGCGACCAGTTCAGCCCCACGACGGCGCGCACAGCCGAGCTGCTGCACGCGCAGGTCGGGCGCTTCGAGTCGATGCTCGGCGACCTGCTCGAGATGAGCCGCTACGACGCCGGCGCCGTCGAGCTCGACACCGAGCCGACCAACCTCGTGCGTCTCGTCGAAGAGTCACTCGAGGCCATTCGCCCGCTCGCCGATGAGAAAGGCAGCGAGCTGCGCCTGGTCGCTCCCGGGGGTTACTTCGAGGCCGACGTCGAGGCTCGCCGCATCCGTCGCATTCTGCAGAACCTGCTCGGCAACGCACTCGACCACGGCGAAGGCCGACCCATCGTCGTCTATGTCGACAGCGACATGACCGCCGTCGCGATCGCGGTGCGCGACTACGGTGTCGGCATGGATTCCGCGCAGCTCGAGCGCGTCTTCGACCGCTTCTGGCGGGCCGACCCGAGCCGCCAGCGCAGCACGGGCGGCACCGGGCTCGGGCTCGCGATCGCCACCGAAGACGCGCAACTGCACGGCGGTCACCTCGACGTGTGGTCGGTGCCCGGCGAAGGCACGTGCTTCAGACTCACGCTGCCGCGTGAGCATGGGCAGTCGGTCGAGCACTCGCCGCTCGAGCTGCCGCCCGTCGAGGCCCTCGAGGCCGTGCTCGACGAACCGATCGAGCGGGATGGCGAGAACAGTGGCTGAGCCGATGTCGCGTGCGCGCCGAGCCCTCATCGCCCTCGCGGTGCTGCCGGCGCTGCTGCTGAGCGCGTGCGTCTCGGTGCCCTTCTCGGGCGGGGTCGAGGCAGCCGGTGACCTCACGACGGGCGCAAGCACAGGCGACGACTCAGGCGTCGACTTTCTCGTCGCCGGCCCGTCAGACGGTGCGACGCAAGAAGAGATTCTCGCGGGGTTCTTCGCCGCGGGTGCCGCGGCCCAGAACAACTACCGCATCGCCCGGTCGTACCTCGTCGATGACATCGCCGACGTCTGGAACCCCTATGCGAGCACCCTCGTGCGCAGCCGCGACGGCGCGACCTCGCGCACGAGCGACGACGTGCTCACCTACACGGTGCCCATCGTCGCCTCGGTCGACGCCGTGGGCCGCTACACGACCGCCGACGCCGGAGCCACGCAGGCCCTGCCGCCGTTCCGCTTCGCACTGCAAGACGGCGAGTGGCGCATCGCCGAGCTCGGCGACGGCATTCTCATCTCGCAGCAGGCCTTCGCGAGCGCTTTCGGGCAGCACACCATCTACTACTACGACGCGGCGTTCAGAAACCTCGTGCCCGACCTGCGCTGGTTCCCTGTGCGGTCAGAGGTCGCCACCCGCATCGTGCGCGCCGTGCTCGAACCGCCGAGTAGCTGGCTCGACTCAGGAGCGACGGTGTCGGCGATTCCGGAAGGCACGCAGCTCGCCCTCGCACCCGTGACCGTGTCGGCGGGTGTCGCCCAGGTTGATCTCACCAACGAGGTGCTCGGGCTCAACGACCGCGAGCGGCAACGACTGCGCCTGCAGCTCGCCGCGAGTTTGCGCGGGGTCAGCGGCGTCGTCGGTGTACAGCTCACGGTCGACCAGAACGCCGTCGCGATTCCTGACTGGACGTCGGGCTCGCCCGATATCGTGCCGCAGGTCGACCCGCGCGTGCTGCTCGCCACCGACGAGGCCGAGTTCGGCTACGCCGCGCGCGACGGCATCGAACCGCTCGGCACGCTCAGCGCCGAAGTCATTGACCTCGGGGCACGGGCCGTCGCGCTCGCCCCGACCCGCACCCTCGCGACGCTGCTGAACGACGAGGGCGTGTGGGCGGTGCGCACCGGGGATGCTCCTTCGGTGCTGCTCGACGCCCGCCCGGGTCTCATCGCCCCGAGCATCGACGGCTACACGTTCGTCTGGAGTGTTCCCGGCCAGGGCGGCGAGATTCACGCGACCGAGCTCGACGGCACCGTGCACGATGTCGAGGCCGCCCTGCCCAGCGATGCGCGCGTCGTGTCGCTCAACCTCTCGCGTGACAGCGCTCGCGTGCTGATTCTGCTCGACGGAGCCGGCGGGCCGCGCCTGGTCTACGCCGCCGTCATCCGCGATGAGGGCTCGGGCGTGCCGATTCGCCTCGGCGAGTTGCGCGACCTGCCGCTCGCGGGCGATCGGGCGATCGACGCCACCTGGGTCGACGAGGTGCGCGTCGCGTCGGTCACCGCCACCGACGTGGCCGACGACGAGCAGCGCCTCGTCGAGTTGCACGAGCTCGGCGGCCGCAGCAGGCCGCTCGGCCTGCCGCCGGGGGCGACGCAGATCGTCGGCGGCAACGGAGGAGTCGACGGCATCCGTGTGCTGGGCGAGCTGGGAGTGGTGTTCGAGCCGCGCGGCTCGGGCTGGCAGAACACCGGCTTGCGCGCACTGTTCCTCGGCACGCAGCAGTAGCGCTTTCTGCACAGGTCGCCGTCTGCCGGCGGTCAGTGGCCCACGGTGCACCACACTGCCGCGGTGACCCTGTTGCAGGCCTTCGCCGATGCGTGGGCGCTCGTCGCCCCGGTCGACTGCGCCGGATGCGGTGCCACCGACCGCGCGATCTGCCCGACGTGCGCACTCGGGCTGCGATCGCGGCCACTGCTCGGCGAGCTCGAGCTGCACACGAGCACTCTGCCCGTCACCGCAGCCCTGCCCTACGACGGCGTCGCGCGCCGGGTTCTGCTGGCGTTCAAAGAAGAGGGGCGCACCGAGCTGGCCCGCCCTCTCGCCGGGCTGCTGAGCACGGCCGTCGAGCTCGCCTGCCGCGCGTCGCTGGCCGACCTGCTCGTTCCTGTTCCCGGTTCGTGGGCAGCGGCGGGCCGGCGTGGGTTCGACCCCGTCGCGCTCATCGCGCGTCGAGCCGGGCTGGTCGTCACCCCCGCCCTGCGCGCCGTGCGCGGCGGTGCTGAGCCGCAGAAGTCTCGTGGGCTCGCCGATCGGCTCGCCGCCGCCAGCAGCGCCGCCCCGCGCTGGCGGGTGAGCCCGCGCATGCGCGGGTGTCGCGTCGTGCTCGTCGACGACGTTGTCACGAGCGGGGCGACCCTGCGAGCCGCGGTGCTCGCACTGCGCGAGGCCGGAGCCGAGGTTGCAGGGTGCGCCGCGATCGCCGCAACGCCGCGTCGGGTGGGCACGTCGAGCATCCCCTGGAGATTCTTATCGAACGATGACGAAGGTCCCGATGACAACGACGCTCGTGAGGACTACCGTGAGGGAAAGGAGGCGTGACCATTCGCCTGAACCGACGGGCGACACGCTGACGGCTCAGGAGGTCGACGTGGACATCACTCTCACCGGTCGCAACATAGGAATCACCGACCGGTTTCGCGACTACGCCACCGAAAAGGCAGAGAAGGTCGAGCACCTCGCCGACCGTGCCCTCGTGCTTGAGATCAAAGTCTCGAGACACCACGAGAAGAACGGCCGCCCCGGTGATGATCGCGTCGAGATGACCCTCGTCGGGCCGGGCCCTGTGATTCGAGCCGAATCGTCGGGCAGTGACAAGTACGTCGCGTTCGACCTCGCCATCGACAAGCTCATGGAACGATTGCGCCGCGCGAAAGATCGCAAGAAGGTGCACCGCGGCAAGCATCGGCCCGTGTCGCTGCACGAGGCCTCGGCCGACGGGTTCAGGGTCGTCGACATCACGCCGGCGACGCCCGAGGTCATCGAGAAGGTTTCGACGGGCGCGATCGACCTGCCGACGACCGAGACCGGCACCGATGACGACGAGCAGTACTCGCCCGTCGTCATTCGGCAGAAGGTGTTTCCGTCGACGTCGATGACGGTCGATGAAGCGCTCGACCACATGGAGCTCGTCGGGCATGACTTCTTCTTGTTCATCGATGCCGAGACCGATCGGCCGAGCGTCGTCTACCGGCGCACCGGATGGAACTACGGGGTGATCAGTCTCGAGACCGAGGTTGACGAGGCTGCGCCAGCGAAGTCACGGCGGCGCGGCTAGCGCCCTGCACCGCAACCCACGGTCGCGTCCATGCAGCAGTTGCTAGCATGGGCGCGCCGTGTTCTGCGGCGGTCTGCGGCGTGCCGTGACCCGGCTGCCCCGCATCTGGTGGCTGCCTGACGAGTGGAGTAACCGAAGTGGCGAATGTTCTCGAGCGTGTACTGCGGGTCGGCGAAGGTCGACTGCTGCGGCGACTGAAGGCCTACTCAGAGGCGATCAACCAGCTCGAAGACGACTTCAGCGACCTCAGCGACGACGAGCTCAAGAACGAGACCGCCGAGTTGCGCGAGCGCTACGGCAACGGCGAATCGCTCGACGACCTGCTACCCGAGGCCTTCGCGGCCGTGCGCGAGGCCTCGAAGCGCACCCTCGGCATGCGACACTTCGACGTGCAGCTCATGGGCGGTGCGGCTCTGCACCTCGGCAACATCGCCGAGATGAAGACCGGTGAGGGCAAGACCCTCGTTGCCACGCTTGCCGCCTACCTCAACGCGATCCCTTCGCGCGGCGTGCACATCGTGACCGTCAACGACTACCTCGCGAGCTACCAGAGCGAGCTCATGGGCCGCATCTTCCGTGCCCTCGGCATGACGACGGGCTGCATCCTCTCGGGCCAGACGCCCGAAGTGCGTCGCCAGCAGTACGCGGCCGACATCACCTACGGCACGAACAACGAGTTCGGCTTCGACTACCTGCGCGACAACATGGCCTGGCAGACCGCCGACATGGTGCAGCGCGGCCACTTCTTCGCGATCGTCGACGAGGTCGACTCGATCCTCATCGACGAGGCTCGCACCCCGCTCATCATCTCGGGCCCCTCGTCGGGCGAGGCGAACCGCTGGTTCACCGAGTTTGCGCGCATCGCCAACCGCCTGCAGGCCGGCGTCGACTACGAGGTCGACGAGAAAAAGCGCACCGTCGGCGTGCTCGAGCCGGGCATCGAGAAGGTCGAAGACCACCTCGGCATCGACAACCTCTACGAATCGGCCAACACGCCCCTCATCTCGTTCCTCAACAACGCGATCAAGGCATCCGCCCTCTTCAAGCGCGACAAAGATTACGTCGTCATGAACGGCGAAGTGCTCATCGTCGACGAGCACACCGGCCGTATCCTCGCCGGCCGCCGCTACAACGAGGGCATTCACCAGGCCATCGAGGCCAAAGAGGGCGTCACGGTCAAAGCCGAGAACCAGACCCTCGCGACCGTCACGCTGCAGAACTACTTCAGGCTCTACTCGAAGCTGTCAGGCATGACCGGTACCGCCGAGACCGAGGCGGCCGAGTTCATGAGCACCTACAAGCTCGGCGTCGTGCCGATTCCGACGAACCTGCCGATGCAGCGCAAAGACCAGCCCGACCTCGTCTACAAGAACGAGGCGTCGAAGTTCGAGCAGGTCGCCGAAGACATCGTGCAGCGTCACGCCGCGGGTCAGCCCGTGCTGGTCGGCACCACGAGCGTCGAGAAGAGCGAGCTGCTGTCTCGTCTGCTCGCCAAGCGCGGCGTCAAGCACGAGGTGCTCAACGCCAAGAACCACGCGCGCGAGGCCTCGATCATCGCGCAAGCCGGCCGTCTCGGCTCGGTCACGGTCGCGACGAACATGGCCGGCCGCGGCACCGACATCATGCTCGGCGGCAACGCCGAGTTCCTCGCGGTGTCAGAGATGAACGCCAAGGGTCTCTCGCCCGTCGACACCCCCGACGACTACGAGGCGGCATGGGATGACGTGTTCGACCGTGTCAAGGCTCAGGTGGCCGAAGAGGCCGCGAAGGTCATCGAGGTCGGCGGGCTCTACGTGCTCGGCACCGAGCGCCACGAGTCGCGCCGCATCGACAACCAGCTGCGCGGTCGCTCGGGCCGTCAGGGCGACCCCGGCGAGAGCCGCTTCTACCTGTCGCTGCAAGACGACCTCATGCGCCTGTTCAACGCGGGCGCGGCCGAGGCGCTCATGGGCCGCTCGAATGTTCCCGACGACCTCGCCATCGAGTCGAAGGTCGTCAGCCGGGCCATTCGTTCGGCGCAGTCGCAGGTCGAAGCGCGCAACGCCGAGATTCGCAAGAACGTGCTCAAGTACGACGACGTGCTCAACCGCCAGCGCGAGGCGATCTACACCGACCGCCGCCACATTCTCGAGGGCGACGACCTGAAAGACCGCGTGCAGGTCTTTCTCGAAAAGGTCATCACCGAGATCGTCGAGAGCCACACGGCCACGGGTCACAGCGACGACTGGGATTTCGAGCAGATGTGGACCGAGCTCAAGACGCTCTACCCGATCAGCCTCACGATCGACGAGGTCATCAGCGAGGGCGGCACCAAGCTCACGCCCGCGTTCGTCATTCGCGAGGTGCTCAGCGACGCCAAGCTCGCCTACGAGCGCCGTGAAGAGAGCCTCGGCCACACGGCCACCCGCGAGCTCGAGCGCCGCGTCGTGTTGAGTGTCGTCGACCGCCGCTGGCGCGACCACCTCTACGAGATGGACTACCTGAAAGACGGCATCGGCCTGCGCGCCATGGCGCAGCGCGACCCGCTCGTCGAGTACCAGCGCGAGGGCTTCGCGCTCTTCCAGTCGATGATGAGCGCCATCCGCGAAGACGCCGTCGGCTTCCTGTTCAACCTCGAGGTCGAGGTGACGGGCAGCAAGGGCACCGCGCAGGTCACGGCCAAGGGCCTTAACGCCCCGCAGACCCCGCAGAACCTCAGCTACACGGCCCCGTCGGCAGATGGCGACGTCGAGGTGCGCAACCAGCGCGGTCAGGTGCTGCAGGCGCCGACGGATGCGGCCCGCCAGGCCGCGCCCCAGGTCTCCGCCGCATTCGGTGGCCCGGCCGCTGCTCCGGCAGCCGCGCCGACGCGTCGTGCCCCGCAGGGCCAGCCGCAGAACGGCCAGGGTCAGGGCGGTGCGCAGGCGACGGGTGCTTTCGGGCAGAAGCAGGCGCCCAAGCCTGCTGGCCCCGCGCCCGTCAACCGCGCCCAGCGTCGCGCACAAGAGAAGCGCAACAAGGGCCGCTAGTCATCGTTCGGGCGGTCGCCGTCAGCGCAGGTTCGAGCGCGCTACGGCGGCCGAGGTGCTCACGAGTAGCGCCGAGAGCACGATGAAGATCGCGCCCGAGCCCGCGAAGGCCGCGACGGCGCCGACAGCGACCGGAATCATCGACTGACCCACGCGGTTGGCCGTGAGCCGCACGGCCAGCGCGGTCGCGCGCAGCTCGTCGGGCGCCGACCGCGAGACCCAGGCCATGGTGAGCGGCTGCCCGATGCCGAGCACGAGCCCCGTGACGGCCATGAGCACGACGGCGACCCAGGCGGGCAGCTCGGGCGCCATGAGCAACAGCGCCGACGCACCGATGCCGCACGCCCCGACGAGCAGCGGTTTGCGGCCGAGCATCCGCACCAGGGGAGCGGTGCCGACTCGCACCGCGAACGAGAGCGCTGCGCGCACCGCCAGCAGGATGCTCACAAAAGCCACTGACCACCCTCGCTCGGCTCCGATCGCCGGCAGGTAGACCGTGAGCACGTCAGTCGCCGTGAGCACGACCATGCTCGCCCACAGCGCCTTACCCATATGCGGCGCGCGCAGCACAGTGCCGAGACCGCCTGGCTTGAGTTCCGCGGCGGAGTCGACGACTCGCGCCTCGCGCGTGCCGCCCGGAAACCGCGGCAGCCGCAGCGACGCAATCGCGGCCGCCGCGCACAGCACGCCGGCGAGCACGAAGGTCGGCGTCGTGCCGTAGGGGTCGTCGGGCGTGGCGAACTCGGCGGCGATGAGCACTTCGGCCATGCCGCCCGCGACGATCGGGCCGAGCACTTGGCCGAGCGAGACGGTGGCTCCGAAGAGGCCGAAGCGGGCATCCGCGCCGTCGGGCGGACCCGCGTGCGCGACGATCGCCTGCAGGCCCACGACCGCGAAGATGAGGCCGAGGCCGAGCACGGTGTGGGCCGCGATGAGCCCCAGGAGGTCGCTCACGATGCCGTGCGCGGCTGCCGCCCCGCCCATGAGCGCGATGCCGCCGACGGTCGTGGCACGCGCCCCGCGCCGGTCGACGAGGCGTCCGATCGGAATGGCGACGGCGATCGAGAGGATGCCGAACGAGAGCGCGAGCAGCCCCAGCTGCTCGACCGAGGCGTCGAGGCCGAGGGCTCGGTACGAGGCCATCGGCCGGGTGGCGTGCTGCGCGAACTGCACGAGCATCGTGACGGCGAGCGCGAGCGCGAGGGTGGCACGCGCAGGGTTGCGAGCCACCGCGCGCTCCACCACGAGCATCCTCTCGATGCCTCACCGCGTGGCCCACCGCCACGCATCTGAGACACTGTCTTACATTGGAGTCAACCAGCGCGCGCATGCGCCGTCAAGCAGGGGTGGCGGCTACAGCACGCTGATGGCGCTCGCGCGCCAGCGGCGGTCGAGACCCTCGAGCCGGATGGCGACGGCGCGAGCGCGCGCCCGGCTCGTGACGACCGTGACCGCCTCGATCACGCCGTCGCGGGGCTCGCTGATGCGCGGCTCGCCCACGCTGAAGGTCGGGCGCACGACGGGCGCGCCGCGGGCGGCACGCGCACGGGCGCTGATGCTCGCGCGCGTCAGCAAGGTGCGGTAGACGTCGTCGGTCACCCAGCGGGCGACCTGCTCGAGCTCGCGGGCGCCGGCCAGAATCTCGATGACGCACCGCGTCAGGTTCTCGACGAGGGGGCGGGGGTCGGGCAGGTCGGCGGTCGAGGTGGGCTGATAGTCGAAGAACTCTTCATGCGCGATGCGCGCGAGCGTGGTGCGGCCGCGAGGAGGAACAGCGACGGCTGCTGGCAGGGATGAGCCGCCCGACTCGGAGCGGTCTGCGACGGCATGGTCTGCGACGGCGCGGTCTGCGACGGCATGGTCTGCGACGGCGCGGTCTGCGGGGGCGATGTCTCGGGCGTCTAGGCGTACTGCGGCACTGGGCACGGTCGGCTCCTCTGTTCCCCACGATTGTGCGCGGTCGGTCGTGCGGCCTCGTCGCCCCCCGACAGTAGACCGAGCTGTTCACCCTTGCGGGCAGACCTACTCAACCAAAAGTTTCCTCAGTCGTAAAGAGCATTCCTCGAACTGTGGAGAACTCGGTCGGTGCCGTCGGTGGCCGTCGCTACGGTCGTCCGCATGCGCTGGGACCATCTCTTCGACGACCTCGCCGGTCAACTCGAGCACGAACTGCAGTCAGAAGAATCTGACCTGCGGCTCGAAGAAGAACGCCTGCGCCTCGGTCGGCTGCCGTTGCGCGAGCGGCTCGCCGTTCTCAAGGCCTCAGCAGATCCGGCACTGTCGCGCGTGCGACTGCGCGTGCGCTCGGGCGAGACGCACGACGTGCGGCTCGTCACGGTCGGGCGTGACTGGCTCGCGGGTGATATCGACGGTGGGGCGGGCGCGTCGCAAGCCATCTTTCCGCTCGCCGCTGTCGACTCGCTCGTGCTGACGCAGCAGCAGGCCGACGTCTCGCTCGACCCCCTCGTGGCGACGTCTGAGCTCGCGGCGCGGCTCGGGGTCGCATTCCTGCTGCGCGACCTCTGCCGACGTCGTGCTGCGGTCATCGTCGTCACGGCGGCCGGGTCGGCGACGGGCACGATCGACCGCGTGGGCCGCGACCATCTCGACCTCGCCGTACACGATCTCGATGCGCCACGGCGAACGTCAGCAGTCGAGCATGTGCGGGTTGTGGCCTTCGATCAGCTGTTGCTCGTGCGTCTCTGACCTCGACGGTCGCCGAAGAGCTCGGCGACGTCGGCGTACTGCGCCTCGTTCCAGAGAGCGATGCGGCGGGTCTCGTCGTACTTGTCGGCGATGAACGACTCGAGCACCCGCTGCTCGACGCGCCACTGCCCGATCGAGCCGAGGCGAATCGCCGGCAACTCGCCCGACCGAACCAGGGCAAGCACTTCGCCTGCCGTCAGGCTCAGCACCTCGGCGACGTCGGTGAGCGCGAGAAAGCGCCCGAAGGTGTCGTCGCTGTCGTCGCTCATTCATCGATTATCCCGCTGATCTTCGTAACGCCACAGTCGTGTGGATAACTGGCATCGCGCTCGCCGGGCTTCGTCAGTATCGATCGCGTCACCGACACGAGGAGCACTCATGACCACGGCTTCACCGTCGACCGAGCGACGTGCTCGGCGCTACCGAGACCCGCGCCTGCTTATCGGCCTCATGCTGGTCACCGTGTCGATCGGGGCCGTCATCGGCATCGTCGCGCTTGCCGATGAGGGCGAAGAGGTGCTTGCTGCGCCTCGACTGCTCGTCGAGGGCGAGCGCATCGAACGCGACGACCTCGAACCCCGTCGGGTCGTACTCGGGCTCGAGGCGCACGGGTACGTGACGGCCGCCGACATTCCTGAGGCGGGCGTCGTCGTCACGCGCACGATCGGCGCCGGCGAGCTCGTGCCGCTTTCGGCTGTCGGCGACGAACGCGGGCCTCGCTCGACGACGGTCGTCGTGACCCTCTCGACCGCGCTCGGCGCGACGGTTCGCCCGGGCGACCGACTCGACCTCTGGGCGGCACCGGCCGAGGAAGCGGGCCGGTTTGGCGCCCCAGCTGTCATCGCCTCGGGCACGCAACTCGTGCGCACGATCACCGCCGAAGGAATCGTGTCGAGCAGCGAAGCGGGCCGCATCGAGCTGCTGGTTCCGCGGCGCGATGTCGCGCGCATCCTGTTCGCGCTCGCGAATGGAGACGCGCTCTCGGCGATTCCGGCATCGCTCTCGGTCGGGGGCTGAGATGCTCATCGCTCTCGCCGTGCCGGGCCTCGACGCCGAGGCGATCGAGTGGGCAGTGTTGCGGGCCGGGCACCGCGTGGCCTGGCGCGCCGCCGACAGCGACGAAGTGCTGACCCAGTTGGCCAGGCTCGCCCCCGACGCCGTGCTGATCGCCGATCACCCCGCCGTCGCCACCGCGACGATCGTCGGCTCGTGCGACTTGCTCGGGGTGCGTAGCTGCCTTGTCGTCGACGATAGGCCCATCTCGGTCGGCGCCGCGCGGCTCGAGCTCGCCGACGTTCTGCGAGTGGGGTCAGACGGCCAGCTCGACCTGGCGCCGCTCGACGCTGGGGGCGTAGTGCCAGTCGCCGCGCCCCCGATGCCGGCAGCGCCTCCTATGCCGGCCGCGCCTCCCGCGTCGACGACATCGGCGCCCCCACCACCATCGCCCGCGACGACACACCTGCCGCCGGTGCCCCCGATGCCGGGGTCAGCAAGAACCGCACCGACGTCGGCAGGCCCGACGCTGCCCGTCACGATCGCCGCAGCGACGTCGACGCATACCGGCGCTCTGCTCGCGGCACCCGAGCCCGGCGAGCCGATCGTGGCCGCTGGCGCCGCGCCGGCTGCCGGGCTCGCGAATCCGCTTGTGGTCACCGTCTGGGGACCGACGGGCGCCCCCGGGCGCACGACGATCGCGATCGGGCTAGCAGCCGAACTCGCCGCACGCGGTCATGCGGTCTGCCTGCTCGATGCCGACACCTACGGGGGTACCGTGGCACCCGCGCTCGGTCTGCTCGATGAAGCACCCGGCTTCGCCGCGGCGTGCCGACTGGCCGGTGCCGAGTCGCTCAACCACGCCGAGCTCGACCGCGTCGGGCAGGCGGTGGGTCGAGGCGGGCACGGCACCTTCGACGTATTGACCGGCATCGGCCGCCCGCATCGGTGGCCCGAGCTCTCGGCGGGCCGGGTCACAGCCGTGATCGAGCAGTGCCGCACCTGGCGCTCGATCATC
Coding sequences within:
- a CDS encoding MFS transporter, which produces MARNPARATLALALAVTMLVQFAQHATRPMASYRALGLDASVEQLGLLALSFGILSIAVAIPIGRLVDRRGARATTVGGIALMGGAAAAHGIVSDLLGLIAAHTVLGLGLIFAVVGLQAIVAHAGPPDGADARFGLFGATVSLGQVLGPIVAGGMAEVLIAAEFATPDDPYGTTPTFVLAGVLCAAAAIASLRLPRFPGGTREARVVDSAAELKPGGLGTVLRAPHMGKALWASMVVLTATDVLTVYLPAIGAERGWSVAFVSILLAVRAALSFAVRVGTAPLVRMLGRKPLLVGACGIGASALLLMAPELPAWVAVVLMAVTGLVLGIGQPLTMAWVSRSAPDELRATALAVRLTANRVGQSMIPVAVGAVAAFAGSGAIFIVLSALLVSTSAAVARSNLR
- a CDS encoding helix-turn-helix domain-containing protein, with translation MSDDSDDTFGRFLALTDVAEVLSLTAGEVLALVRSGELPAIRLGSIGQWRVEQRVLESFIADKYDETRRIALWNEAQYADVAELFGDRRGQRRTSNS
- a CDS encoding AAA family ATPase yields the protein MLIALAVPGLDAEAIEWAVLRAGHRVAWRAADSDEVLTQLARLAPDAVLIADHPAVATATIVGSCDLLGVRSCLVVDDRPISVGAARLELADVLRVGSDGQLDLAPLDAGGVVPVAAPPMPAAPPMPAAPPASTTSAPPPPSPATTHLPPVPPMPGSARTAPTSAGPTLPVTIAAATSTHTGALLAAPEPGEPIVAAGAAPAAGLANPLVVTVWGPTGAPGRTTIAIGLAAELAARGHAVCLLDADTYGGTVAPALGLLDEAPGFAAACRLAGAESLNHAELDRVGQAVGRGGHGTFDVLTGIGRPHRWPELSAGRVTAVIEQCRTWRSIIVIDAGFSLESDEEVSSDLAAPRRNAATIASLRAADHVVAVGAGDPLGLARFLRTHADLLETIESARVQVAINRVRASVLGIDPHGQVRQTLDRFVGVRDAVLIDDDVDAADAALLTARAVTHAAPRSALSRGIAELADRLVAPAATARPARTPTWWRRTG
- the secA gene encoding preprotein translocase subunit SecA, producing the protein MANVLERVLRVGEGRLLRRLKAYSEAINQLEDDFSDLSDDELKNETAELRERYGNGESLDDLLPEAFAAVREASKRTLGMRHFDVQLMGGAALHLGNIAEMKTGEGKTLVATLAAYLNAIPSRGVHIVTVNDYLASYQSELMGRIFRALGMTTGCILSGQTPEVRRQQYAADITYGTNNEFGFDYLRDNMAWQTADMVQRGHFFAIVDEVDSILIDEARTPLIISGPSSGEANRWFTEFARIANRLQAGVDYEVDEKKRTVGVLEPGIEKVEDHLGIDNLYESANTPLISFLNNAIKASALFKRDKDYVVMNGEVLIVDEHTGRILAGRRYNEGIHQAIEAKEGVTVKAENQTLATVTLQNYFRLYSKLSGMTGTAETEAAEFMSTYKLGVVPIPTNLPMQRKDQPDLVYKNEASKFEQVAEDIVQRHAAGQPVLVGTTSVEKSELLSRLLAKRGVKHEVLNAKNHAREASIIAQAGRLGSVTVATNMAGRGTDIMLGGNAEFLAVSEMNAKGLSPVDTPDDYEAAWDDVFDRVKAQVAEEAAKVIEVGGLYVLGTERHESRRIDNQLRGRSGRQGDPGESRFYLSLQDDLMRLFNAGAAEALMGRSNVPDDLAIESKVVSRAIRSAQSQVEARNAEIRKNVLKYDDVLNRQREAIYTDRRHILEGDDLKDRVQVFLEKVITEIVESHTATGHSDDWDFEQMWTELKTLYPISLTIDEVISEGGTKLTPAFVIREVLSDAKLAYERREESLGHTATRELERRVVLSVVDRRWRDHLYEMDYLKDGIGLRAMAQRDPLVEYQREGFALFQSMMSAIREDAVGFLFNLEVEVTGSKGTAQVTAKGLNAPQTPQNLSYTAPSADGDVEVRNQRGQVLQAPTDAARQAAPQVSAAFGGPAAAPAAAPTRRAPQGQPQNGQGQGGAQATGAFGQKQAPKPAGPAPVNRAQRRAQEKRNKGR
- a CDS encoding Rv3235 family protein yields the protein MPSAAVRLDARDIAPADRAVADHAVADRAVADHAVADRSESGGSSLPAAVAVPPRGRTTLARIAHEEFFDYQPTSTADLPDPRPLVENLTRCVIEILAGARELEQVARWVTDDVYRTLLTRASISARARAARGAPVVRPTFSVGEPRISEPRDGVIEAVTVVTSRARARAVAIRLEGLDRRWRASAISVL